One genomic window of Pirellulales bacterium includes the following:
- the smpB gene encoding SsrA-binding protein SmpB, with amino-acid sequence MAKHRSTVTAKKPSKKGGKKPAADKEHDNERLIAQNRKARHEYDVLETLECGIMLVGSEVKSLRAGRMSLEEAYARLQKNELWLMGCDIPEYVQANRQNHLPKRPRKLLLHRREIKNFAARATQKGLTLIPLKMYFTEGRAKVLLGLCKGRKLHDKREVLKNKSAQRDIQRAMRRG; translated from the coding sequence ATCGCGAAGCATAGGAGCACGGTCACGGCAAAAAAACCTTCCAAAAAAGGCGGCAAAAAACCCGCCGCCGATAAAGAGCACGACAACGAGCGGCTCATCGCGCAAAATCGCAAAGCACGGCACGAGTACGACGTGCTGGAAACGCTGGAGTGCGGCATCATGCTCGTCGGCAGCGAGGTGAAAAGTCTGCGCGCCGGCCGGATGTCGCTGGAAGAAGCCTATGCCCGGCTGCAAAAAAACGAGCTCTGGCTCATGGGCTGCGATATTCCCGAGTACGTGCAAGCCAATCGGCAAAATCACCTCCCAAAACGCCCGCGAAAGTTGCTGCTCCACCGCCGCGAAATCAAAAACTTTGCCGCCCGGGCAACCCAAAAAGGCCTGACCCTGATTCCCCTCAAAATGTATTTCACCGAAGGCCGGGCAAAAGTGCTGCTGGGGCTCTGCAAGGGACGCAAGCTGCATGACAAACGCGAAGTGCTGAAAAACAAATCGGCCCAGCGCGATATTCAACGGGCCATGCGGCGCGGATGA
- a CDS encoding NUDIX hydrolase codes for MNEPRELLLQARRFQVVRIAHQVPDGTLHNHEVVLHPGAVVILPLVGPDRVCLIENYRVAVGQTLWELPAGTLEPDEDPAETAARELIEETGYRAGKIEKLTEFFMSPGILCERMHLFLATDLRPGSAAPEAGEEIQTHVMGLDQALAKCDSGQVQDAKTLAGLLWYDRLRRK; via the coding sequence GTGAACGAACCGCGAGAATTATTGTTGCAAGCCCGACGATTTCAGGTCGTGCGGATCGCCCATCAAGTGCCGGACGGCACGCTCCACAATCACGAGGTGGTGTTACACCCCGGCGCCGTGGTAATTCTGCCCTTGGTCGGCCCGGATCGGGTTTGCCTGATAGAAAATTACCGGGTAGCGGTGGGACAAACGTTGTGGGAGTTGCCGGCCGGAACGTTGGAACCCGACGAAGACCCTGCCGAAACCGCAGCACGCGAACTCATCGAAGAAACCGGTTACCGGGCTGGTAAAATAGAAAAGCTGACTGAGTTCTTCATGTCGCCGGGCATTTTGTGTGAGCGGATGCACTTGTTTCTGGCGACCGATTTGCGGCCCGGCTCGGCCGCGCCGGAAGCGGGCGAGGAGATCCAAACCCACGTCATGGGCTTGGACCAAGCATTGGCCAAGTGTGACAGCGGCCAAGTGCAAGACGCCAAAACCCTGGCCGGCCTGCTTTGGTACGACCGCCTAAGGCGGAAATGA